One genomic segment of Microbacterium sp. ProA8 includes these proteins:
- a CDS encoding UDP-N-acetylmuramoyl-L-alanyl-D-glutamate--2,6-diaminopimelate ligase, translating to MPTDAPSNLPPVLRPDAPPTHSLADLAARFAVDVRGDLADVALTGITLATADLRPGDVFVAVQGVNRHGAEFAAMAAEKGAVAVVTDAAGADVAAASGLPVVLVDNPRGLLGELSAWVYSTGRDDDLPLLFGTTGTNGKTSVSHLLEGILGQLGATTGLSSTAERHIAGQIVVSRLTTPEAYEMHALLALMRERGVEAVAVEVSAQALSRRRVDGIVFDVAGFTNLTHDHLDDYADMREYFEAKLPLFRPDRARRAVVCIDSEPGAEVVARSEVPTVTVGTPALASDPDAAAAADWVVDILDERQVGTEFRLTARDGRTLTTLVPVIGRHMAANAGLAIVMILEGGYAWERLVAALDGERIEAYLPGRTELVSGETGPAVYVDFGHSPDAFEKTLAAVRRVTPGKVVMLFGADGDRDATKRHDMGRTGVEGSDILVITDHHPRHEDPDSIRATLVEGARRAQPDAEIHEYSPPERAIIEAVALVGDGDAILWAGPGHQDYRDIRGVRTPYSARELARRALREAGWPVPEPHWSVPYPEHETPASDPLRPVYPDA from the coding sequence ATGCCGACCGACGCGCCTTCCAACCTGCCCCCGGTACTCCGCCCCGACGCGCCGCCGACTCACTCCCTCGCGGATCTCGCGGCGCGCTTCGCCGTCGATGTCCGCGGCGACCTCGCCGACGTCGCACTCACCGGCATCACCCTCGCCACCGCCGATCTTCGCCCGGGCGACGTCTTCGTCGCCGTCCAGGGCGTCAATCGCCACGGCGCGGAGTTCGCCGCGATGGCGGCTGAGAAGGGCGCCGTCGCGGTCGTGACCGACGCCGCCGGCGCCGACGTCGCCGCCGCGAGCGGGCTGCCGGTGGTGCTGGTCGACAACCCCCGAGGTCTGCTCGGCGAGCTGTCGGCGTGGGTGTACAGCACGGGCCGCGACGACGACCTGCCCCTCCTGTTCGGCACGACCGGCACCAACGGCAAGACGAGCGTCTCGCACCTGCTCGAGGGCATCCTCGGCCAGCTCGGGGCGACCACCGGCCTCTCCTCCACCGCCGAACGCCACATCGCCGGCCAGATCGTGGTCTCGCGGCTGACGACGCCCGAGGCCTACGAGATGCACGCCCTCCTCGCCCTCATGCGCGAGCGCGGCGTCGAGGCCGTCGCGGTCGAGGTGAGCGCGCAGGCGCTCAGCCGCCGTCGCGTCGACGGCATCGTGTTCGACGTGGCCGGCTTCACCAACCTCACCCACGACCACCTCGACGACTACGCCGACATGCGCGAGTACTTCGAGGCGAAGCTGCCGCTCTTCCGTCCCGACCGCGCGCGCCGCGCCGTCGTCTGCATCGACTCGGAACCCGGCGCGGAGGTCGTGGCGCGCAGCGAGGTACCGACGGTCACGGTGGGCACGCCCGCCCTCGCCTCGGATCCGGATGCCGCGGCCGCCGCGGACTGGGTCGTCGACATCCTCGACGAGCGACAGGTCGGCACCGAGTTCCGCCTCACGGCCCGCGACGGCCGCACCCTGACGACCCTCGTCCCGGTGATCGGACGCCACATGGCCGCCAACGCCGGCCTCGCGATCGTGATGATCCTGGAGGGCGGCTACGCATGGGAGCGGCTCGTGGCGGCGCTCGACGGCGAGCGCATCGAGGCCTACCTGCCGGGGCGCACCGAGCTGGTCTCGGGAGAGACGGGCCCGGCTGTCTACGTCGACTTCGGGCACTCGCCCGACGCGTTCGAGAAGACGCTCGCCGCGGTGCGCCGGGTGACACCCGGCAAGGTCGTCATGCTGTTCGGCGCCGACGGCGACCGCGACGCCACGAAGCGGCACGACATGGGGCGCACGGGGGTCGAGGGCAGCGACATCCTCGTCATCACCGACCACCACCCGCGCCACGAGGATCCCGATTCGATCCGCGCGACCCTCGTCGAGGGCGCACGCCGGGCGCAGCCGGATGCCGAGATCCACGAGTACTCCCCACCCGAGCGCGCGATCATCGAGGCCGTCGCCCTGGTCGGCGACGGCGACGCGATCCTGTGGGCCGGACCCGGACACCAGGACTATCGCGACATCCGCGGCGTCCGCACGCCCTACTCGGCGCGGGAGCTGGCCCGTCGCGCCTTGCGCGAGGCCGGCTGGCCCGTGCCCGAGCCGCACTGGTCGGTGCCGTACCCGGAGCACGAGACCCCGGCATCCGACCCCCTCCGCCCGGTGTATCCCGACGCCTGA
- a CDS encoding YcnI family protein has product MHSPLSRSRRIAIGATAGLALALGVPLAASAHVHVNPGTASAGGTETLAFSFSHGCDGSPTTALAIDIPDGVGNVTPAVQGGWSITRELGADGVPTRVVYTAATPVEDGLKATVSMDVLFTEDAAGTTLAFPVTQTCAEGETAWTQIAEEGEDPDDLDAPAPLVEVGAVAADTGHDTAGATEHTSDEDAAASSGTGDAASVSSPDPVARWLAAGGLAAGLAALVIVLVRGRRKA; this is encoded by the coding sequence ATGCACTCCCCCCTGTCCCGCAGCCGCCGCATCGCGATCGGTGCGACCGCCGGTCTCGCCCTGGCGCTCGGTGTTCCGCTCGCCGCCTCCGCGCACGTCCACGTGAACCCCGGGACGGCGTCCGCCGGCGGCACCGAGACGCTCGCGTTCTCGTTCTCGCACGGCTGCGACGGCTCCCCCACGACCGCGCTTGCCATCGACATCCCCGACGGAGTCGGCAACGTGACGCCGGCTGTCCAGGGCGGCTGGAGCATCACGCGCGAACTCGGCGCGGACGGCGTGCCGACCCGCGTCGTCTACACCGCCGCCACTCCCGTCGAGGACGGCCTCAAGGCGACCGTCTCGATGGATGTGCTCTTCACCGAGGACGCGGCCGGCACGACGCTCGCCTTCCCGGTGACCCAGACGTGCGCCGAGGGCGAGACGGCGTGGACGCAGATCGCCGAAGAGGGGGAGGATCCTGACGACCTCGACGCGCCGGCGCCGCTGGTCGAGGTGGGCGCCGTCGCGGCCGACACCGGCCACGACACCGCCGGGGCCACCGAGCACACGTCCGACGAGGATGCCGCGGCCTCGTCGGGTACGGGGGATGCGGCATCCGTCTCCTCCCCCGACCCGGTGGCGCGCTGGCTCGCCGCCGGCGGGCTCGCCGCCGGACTCGCAGCGCTCGTGATCGTCCTGGTGCGCGGACGCCGAAAGGCCTGA